A region from the Benincasa hispida cultivar B227 chromosome 10, ASM972705v1, whole genome shotgun sequence genome encodes:
- the LOC120087591 gene encoding 60S ribosomal protein L12-3, giving the protein MPPKFDPSQVVDVFVRVTGGEVGAASSLAPKIGPLGLSPKKIGEDIAKETAKEWKGLRVTVKLTVQNRQAKVSVVPSAAALVIKALKEPERDRKKTKNIKHNGNISLDDVIEIAKIMRPRSMAKDLSGSVKEILGTCVSVGCTVDGKDPKDLQQEIGDGDVEIPQD; this is encoded by the coding sequence ATGCCGCCGAAGTTCGATCCCTCGCAGGTCGTCGACGTCTTCGTCAGAGTCACCGGAGGTGAGGTCGGAGCGGCGAGTTCACTTGCTCCGAAGATCGGACCTCTCGGTCTCTCCCCGAAGAAAATCGGTGAAGACATTGCCAAAGAAACAGCAAAAGAATGGAAAGGCCTCCGAGTAACAGTCAAGCTGACGGTCCAGAATCGTCAAGCGAAGGTATCGGTGGTGCCTTCGGCGGCGGCGCTCGTCATCAAAGCTTTGAAAGAGCCGGAACGTGACCGGAAGAAGACAAAGAATATTAAGCACAACGGGAACATTTCGTTGGACGATGTGATCGAGATTGCGAAGATCATGCGGCCGAGATCAATGGCGAAAGATCTGTCAGGTTCAGTGAAGGAGATATTGGGAACTTGTGTGTCGGTTGGGTGTACTGTTGATGGAAAGGATCCGAAGGACCTGCAGCAAGAGATTGGTGATGGTGATGTTGAAATCCCTCAGGATTAA